A single genomic interval of Spirosoma taeanense harbors:
- a CDS encoding thymidine kinase, translating into MFIEPTRRREPPHLRTGWIEVICGSMFSGKTEELIRRLTRARIAKLNVRIFKPALDTRYHEENIVSHNALTIQSIPVQTAGQILSFAGDCDVVGIDEAQFFDKEIIDVCTTLANQGQRVIIAGLDMDFAGQPFGCMPQLTAIAEYVTKVHAICVICGDIAQYSYRLVPSQERVLLGETDSYEARCRRCFNLGDEAGRKEWVYEDEQQ; encoded by the coding sequence ATGTTTATTGAACCCACCCGACGGCGCGAACCGCCCCACCTCCGCACTGGCTGGATTGAGGTAATCTGCGGCTCGATGTTCTCCGGCAAAACCGAAGAGCTTATCCGACGCCTGACCCGCGCCCGGATCGCCAAGCTTAACGTCCGCATTTTCAAACCGGCACTCGACACTCGCTACCACGAAGAAAATATCGTTTCGCATAACGCGTTAACTATCCAGTCGATTCCTGTGCAAACAGCGGGCCAGATTCTTTCATTTGCCGGCGACTGCGACGTAGTTGGTATTGATGAAGCGCAGTTTTTCGACAAAGAAATCATAGATGTCTGCACAACGCTGGCCAATCAGGGGCAGCGGGTCATCATTGCCGGTCTGGATATGGACTTTGCCGGTCAGCCTTTCGGCTGTATGCCGCAGTTGACAGCCATCGCTGAATATGTAACGAAAGTTCACGCCATCTGTGTTATCTGTGGCGATATTGCTCAATATTCCTACCGACTGGTCCCGTCGCAGGAACGGGTTCTCCTGGGCGAAACCGATAGCTACGAAGCCCGCTGCCGACGTTGCTTTAACCTCGGTGACGAAGCCGGCCGCAAAGAATGGGTTTATGAAGATGAACAGCAGTAA